In one Leptospiraceae bacterium genomic region, the following are encoded:
- a CDS encoding GNAT family N-acetyltransferase: MIKKTSKDGYETIRKLEVKIFPEHPWSLKQIESHHEKNNSYLYYLDYMPIAYILFLENVYEMEVLRFGVLENFRGKGFATKLFADFLKKHPGKDIFLEVSEVNIPAISFYEKYDFEEIGERKNYYTDGSSGILMKRSFNNR; encoded by the coding sequence ATGATAAAAAAAACAAGTAAAGATGGATATGAAACTATACGCAAACTGGAAGTAAAAATCTTTCCGGAGCACCCCTGGTCACTTAAGCAGATCGAGTCCCATCATGAAAAAAATAATTCGTATCTATACTACCTTGACTATATGCCGATTGCCTATATTCTCTTTCTTGAGAATGTTTATGAAATGGAAGTTCTGCGTTTTGGAGTATTAGAAAACTTTCGCGGTAAAGGATTTGCTACTAAATTGTTTGCTGATTTTTTGAAGAAACATCCGGGCAAAGATATTTTTTTAGAAGTGAGTGAGGTAAATATACCGGCCATATCCTTTTATGAGAAATACGATTTTGAAGAAATAGGAGAACGAAAAAACTACTATACCGATGGAAGTTCTGGTATTTTGATGAAAAGAAGCTTCAACAATCGCTAA
- a CDS encoding AAA family ATPase, which yields MKRFNVTGTCIPEKHYRVDISAKLEKIISLVENGDYFVINRPRQYGKTTTLATLSRILKDSYIIIRISFEGMGDDSFSTDKNFCSSFVYLLKKSLESQKKEKLLSFFETRFVPQSFIELSTFLSDFVRISEGEVVLLIDEVDRASNFSIFLQFLGMLRSKYLNQLEGLEVSFQSVVLAGVHDIKNIKLSLRSEEEKQYNSPWNIAAEFDVDMSFSSEEISSMLKEYAGEHGLEMDILQLSQEIYKYSSGYPYLVSSICKIIDEKLEKDWTSKGIQKAISKLLEESNTLFDDLIKNVENHSDISELLHSILIDDAEITYNPDHSTLSKSFMYGIIKKDEMNKVAISNKIFEIRLYNYYSAQLEISKYSNFKPYAPSYKYFDEKGILDMSKVLLRFQDFIQGNYSDKDGKFYERQGRLLLIAFIKPIINGHGFYYVESQHSYERRSDLIISYGEKEYILELKVWYGEKYHEEGLEQLATYLKSRGQKEGYLAVFNFNKKKEFTSAWREVRGKRIFEVML from the coding sequence ATGAAGCGTTTTAATGTGACGGGCACCTGTATTCCGGAAAAGCACTACAGGGTAGATATAAGTGCCAAGTTGGAGAAGATAATTTCCCTGGTTGAGAATGGAGATTATTTTGTAATCAACCGTCCGAGACAATATGGAAAAACCACGACCCTCGCTACCCTGAGCCGTATTTTAAAAGATAGTTATATTATAATACGGATTAGTTTTGAGGGTATGGGGGATGATAGCTTTAGTACTGATAAAAACTTTTGCAGCTCCTTTGTGTATTTATTAAAAAAGTCTCTTGAATCTCAAAAAAAAGAGAAGCTTCTTTCTTTTTTTGAAACTCGGTTTGTTCCTCAGAGTTTTATAGAACTGAGTACGTTTCTTTCGGATTTTGTAAGGATTTCTGAAGGCGAGGTAGTTCTCCTGATAGACGAGGTAGATAGAGCGAGTAACTTCAGTATATTCTTGCAATTTCTTGGAATGCTCAGAAGTAAATATCTGAACCAATTAGAAGGTCTCGAAGTATCCTTTCAGAGTGTAGTGCTGGCAGGTGTACATGATATAAAGAATATCAAGTTGAGCTTGCGTTCTGAAGAAGAGAAGCAGTATAATAGTCCCTGGAATATTGCAGCAGAATTCGATGTAGACATGAGTTTTTCATCGGAAGAGATATCGAGTATGCTGAAAGAGTATGCGGGTGAGCATGGGCTTGAGATGGATATATTACAGCTATCTCAGGAGATTTATAAGTATAGTTCGGGTTATCCCTACCTTGTAAGTAGTATCTGTAAGATAATAGATGAGAAGCTGGAGAAGGATTGGACTTCGAAAGGCATTCAAAAAGCCATATCGAAATTATTAGAAGAAAGTAATACTCTATTCGATGATTTGATAAAGAATGTGGAGAATCATTCGGATATATCCGAGCTACTGCATTCTATCCTGATTGATGATGCCGAAATAACCTATAATCCGGATCACAGTACCTTATCTAAAAGTTTTATGTATGGAATCATAAAAAAAGATGAAATGAATAAAGTTGCAATTTCTAATAAAATTTTTGAGATACGCCTGTATAATTACTATTCAGCCCAACTTGAAATTTCAAAATATAGCAATTTTAAGCCCTATGCTCCTTCCTATAAGTATTTTGATGAAAAAGGAATATTAGATATGTCGAAAGTTCTCTTAAGATTTCAGGACTTCATTCAGGGGAACTATTCAGATAAGGACGGGAAGTTCTACGAAAGACAGGGAAGATTGCTTTTAATAGCATTCATAAAGCCTATCATCAACGGACATGGATTTTACTACGTAGAGAGCCAGCATAGCTATGAAAGACGCTCTGATTTAATTATAAGCTACGGAGAAAAAGAATACATTCTTGAACTGAAAGTCTGGTATGGAGAGAAGTATCACGAGGAAGGTCTGGAACAATTAGCAACATACCTAAAAAGTCGGGGACAGAAGGAAGGCTATCTCGCTGTCTTTAACTTCAACAAGAAAAAAGAGTTCACCAGTGCCTGGAGAGAAGTCAGGGGAAAGCGAATATTCGAGGTGATGCTGTGA
- a CDS encoding cyclic nucleotide-binding domain-containing protein, translating to MQFGDELSVEEYGPGDLIFEQAQFSLMKMYYISQGSVDIFKQRAGKRHFLVNIPAKEFFGEIGLLNKFRVATALAGKEGTRLIAINDKNFHVLAAKGNFLFQLLKKSAFRLYLSEIKLLKLAELNPNLGIEFNEEKVSIGDLDILAYDKTLPSKTLLKKSIILKKGEDPGKRIFYVSEGNVSLYLYHAKQKEEAATLTPGEFFGKLDMEFDAEHKFELVVSSDSAKVVIMHYNRFTKLLTENPDLHLHCLKTVLWRLNITEQKIEYYVENGKGE from the coding sequence ATGCAATTTGGTGATGAATTGAGCGTCGAGGAATACGGGCCAGGGGATTTGATTTTTGAACAGGCTCAGTTTTCCTTGATGAAGATGTATTATATATCCCAGGGTTCGGTAGACATCTTTAAACAAAGAGCCGGGAAGAGACATTTTCTTGTAAATATACCGGCGAAAGAGTTTTTTGGTGAGATAGGCCTTCTGAATAAATTTCGTGTGGCAACAGCTCTTGCCGGAAAAGAAGGAACAAGATTAATTGCAATAAATGATAAAAATTTTCATGTTCTGGCAGCTAAGGGAAACTTTTTGTTTCAGCTTTTAAAGAAGTCTGCTTTCCGCTTATACCTTTCTGAAATAAAATTACTGAAACTTGCTGAGTTGAATCCAAATTTGGGTATTGAGTTTAACGAAGAGAAAGTAAGCATAGGCGATCTGGATATTTTAGCTTATGATAAAACTCTTCCTTCTAAGACTCTTTTAAAAAAATCTATTATCCTGAAAAAGGGAGAAGATCCGGGAAAACGTATTTTTTATGTTTCAGAAGGAAATGTGTCTTTATATCTGTATCATGCTAAGCAGAAAGAAGAAGCCGCTACCCTGACACCGGGTGAGTTTTTTGGAAAGTTAGATATGGAGTTTGATGCAGAACACAAGTTTGAATTAGTTGTGAGTTCTGATTCTGCAAAAGTTGTTATTATGCACTATAACCGTTTTACAAAATTACTGACTGAAAATCCAGATTTACATTTGCATTGCTTAAAAACTGTACTCTGGAGGTTGAATATCACCGAACAGAAAATTGAATATTATGTAGAAAATGGAAAAGGTGAATAA
- a CDS encoding YtxH domain-containing protein, translating to METAVLGRLAMGGILGMVGGYAYYRIIGCSSGACPLTSNPWTSSIYGAVLGLLISAQ from the coding sequence ATGGAAACAGCAGTTTTAGGTCGTCTGGCTATGGGAGGAATCTTAGGTATGGTAGGAGGTTATGCTTATTATCGGATAATCGGATGTTCCAGCGGAGCCTGTCCTTTAACCTCAAACCCCTGGACAAGTTCTATTTATGGTGCAGTTCTCGGACTTCTAATAAGTGCACAGTAG
- a CDS encoding AraC family transcriptional regulator, which translates to MLQKFIEILHYISIANISFILCLVLFRHFEDKRGKYAALFLISSLSYLLLSLDTSGKLNLYVKQLLHLGIIGLSFFFWILTSSIFDDNFYFGKRHKIVLLTKYLISLAAYPFAKGMDWDIIHRKVNPSWFLPGIIYSVLLVVLAMIETYKGKYIDLIEERRKLREIHIYSGGTVIVFIIFSYLLPFSESYKDILVLINMLLITILIFGFMFFSIDFKMGIFEIKEKVRETNQVVDLNKNPIYQKLIEAFEVKKIYITEGLSIRELAIELKVQEYKLRQLINQGMGYKNFNDFLNRYRVQEACEILLSEDKKDIPIIRIAMDLGYQSIGPFNRAFKELTGQTPSEYRKQGKNFKK; encoded by the coding sequence TTGTTACAAAAATTCATTGAAATTCTTCATTATATATCGATAGCGAATATTAGCTTTATCCTTTGTCTGGTTTTATTTCGACACTTTGAAGATAAACGCGGAAAATACGCAGCCCTTTTTTTAATTTCATCTCTCTCTTATCTTCTATTATCACTTGATACTTCGGGAAAATTAAACCTGTATGTTAAACAACTTCTTCATCTTGGAATTATAGGTCTTTCTTTCTTTTTTTGGATACTTACCAGTTCTATTTTTGATGACAACTTTTACTTCGGGAAACGGCATAAAATTGTATTATTAACAAAATACCTGATTTCTTTAGCCGCTTATCCTTTCGCGAAAGGTATGGACTGGGATATTATACATAGGAAGGTGAATCCGAGCTGGTTCTTGCCGGGAATCATATATTCGGTTTTACTTGTAGTCCTGGCCATGATTGAAACCTATAAAGGTAAGTATATAGATCTAATAGAAGAGAGAAGAAAACTCAGAGAAATCCACATTTATTCCGGTGGAACTGTTATTGTTTTTATTATATTTAGTTATCTTCTTCCTTTCAGTGAAAGCTACAAGGATATATTAGTACTTATAAATATGCTATTAATTACTATATTAATTTTTGGGTTTATGTTCTTCTCTATAGATTTTAAAATGGGAATTTTTGAAATTAAGGAAAAAGTTAGGGAAACAAATCAGGTTGTAGATTTGAATAAAAATCCAATCTATCAAAAATTAATAGAAGCTTTTGAAGTCAAAAAGATTTATATAACAGAAGGACTATCTATTCGAGAATTAGCAATAGAACTAAAAGTTCAGGAATATAAACTCAGACAGCTTATAAACCAGGGAATGGGTTATAAAAATTTTAATGATTTCTTAAACCGCTACAGGGTGCAGGAAGCCTGCGAAATTCTACTTTCTGAAGATAAAAAAGATATTCCTATTATTCGGATAGCCATGGATCTCGGTTACCAATCTATCGGTCCTTTTAACCGGGCTTTCAAAGAGCTTACAGGTCAGACTCCCAGCGAATATAGAAAACAGGGAAAAAACTTCAAAAAATAA
- a CDS encoding STAS domain-containing protein, which yields MEIKSRKIGNSFIIELIGSLDIYTAIELRKFIEKNVSDKVKSVVLDMEKLKYIDSSGIGMLIKEMNFIKQKNGNFAIANLKPHIEKVFNVAGLNSYFTILSENEFKKLG from the coding sequence ATGGAGATCAAGAGCCGTAAAATTGGAAATAGTTTCATAATAGAACTCATAGGTAGTCTGGATATTTACACAGCTATCGAGTTAAGAAAGTTTATTGAAAAAAACGTTTCCGATAAAGTAAAAAGTGTAGTGCTTGACATGGAAAAGCTGAAATATATAGATTCTTCGGGCATAGGAATGTTAATAAAGGAAATGAATTTCATAAAACAGAAAAACGGGAATTTTGCCATAGCTAACCTAAAGCCTCATATAGAAAAAGTGTTCAATGTAGCCGGCCTAAACTCATATTTTACCATTTTATCGGAAAACGAATTTAAAAAACTTGGTTAA
- a CDS encoding AAA family ATPase, producing the protein MKRFNVTGTCIPEKHYRVDISAKLEKIISLVENGDYFVINRPRQYGKTTTLYNLEKELQKKYLLLSISFEGMGDKSFSSEEEFSESFLSLLVESLEYMEEERLLEYIQNYPKSKSLVDLNRFISKFIKESGREVVLLIDEVDKASNHSLFLHFLGMLRTKYLQRNAGKTLSFQSVVLAGVHDIKNIKLSLRSEEEKQYNSPWNIAAEFDVDMSFSSEEISSMLKEYAGEHGLEIDILQLSQEIYKYSSGYPYLVSSICKIIDEKLEKDWTSKGIQKAISKLLEESNTLFDDLIKNVENHSDISELLHSILIDDAEITYNPDHSTLSKSFMYGIIKKDEMNKVAISNKIFEIRLYNYYSAQLEISKYSNFKPYAPSYKYFDEKGILDMSKVLLRFQDFIQGNYSDKDGKFYERQGRLLLIAFIKPIINGHGFYYVESQHSYERRSDLIISYGEKEYILELKVWYGEKYHEEGLEQLATYLKSRGQKEGYLAVFNFNKKKEFTSAWREVRGKRIFEVML; encoded by the coding sequence GTGAAGCGTTTTAATGTGACGGGCACCTGTATTCCGGAAAAGCACTACAGGGTAGATATAAGTGCCAAGTTGGAGAAGATAATTTCCCTGGTTGAGAATGGAGACTATTTTGTGATCAACCGTCCGAGACAGTATGGAAAAACCACGACCCTCTATAATCTGGAAAAGGAATTACAGAAGAAATATTTGCTTCTTTCAATCAGTTTTGAAGGAATGGGAGATAAGAGTTTTTCTTCGGAGGAAGAATTTTCAGAAAGTTTTCTATCCTTATTAGTGGAAAGCCTTGAATACATGGAAGAGGAAAGATTACTGGAGTATATTCAGAACTATCCTAAAAGTAAAAGTCTTGTGGACTTAAACCGTTTTATTAGTAAATTCATAAAAGAGTCGGGTAGAGAAGTAGTCTTATTGATAGATGAGGTAGATAAGGCGAGTAATCACAGTTTGTTTTTACATTTTTTAGGAATGCTGCGAACAAAGTATCTACAGAGAAATGCAGGTAAGACCTTGAGTTTTCAGAGTGTAGTGCTGGCAGGTGTACATGATATAAAGAATATCAAGTTGAGCTTGCGTTCTGAAGAAGAGAAGCAGTATAATAGTCCCTGGAATATTGCAGCAGAATTCGATGTAGACATGAGTTTTTCATCGGAAGAGATATCGAGTATGCTGAAAGAGTATGCGGGTGAGCATGGGCTTGAGATAGATATATTACAGCTATCTCAGGAGATTTATAAGTATAGTTCGGGTTATCCCTACCTTGTAAGTAGTATCTGTAAGATAATAGATGAGAAGCTGGAGAAGGATTGGACTTCGAAAGGCATTCAAAAAGCCATATCGAAATTATTAGAAGAAAGTAATACTCTATTCGATGATTTGATAAAGAATGTGGAGAATCATTCGGATATATCCGAGCTACTGCATTCTATCCTGATTGATGATGCCGAAATAACCTATAATCCGGATCACAGTACCTTATCTAAAAGTTTTATGTATGGAATCATAAAAAAAGATGAAATGAATAAAGTTGCAATTTCTAATAAAATTTTTGAGATACGCCTGTATAATTACTATTCAGCCCAACTTGAAATTTCAAAATATAGCAATTTTAAGCCCTATGCTCCTTCCTATAAGTATTTTGATGAAAAAGGAATATTAGATATGTCGAAAGTTCTCTTAAGATTTCAGGACTTCATTCAGGGGAACTATTCAGATAAGGACGGGAAGTTCTACGAAAGACAGGGAAGATTGCTTTTAATAGCATTCATAAAGCCTATCATCAACGGACATGGATTTTACTACGTAGAGAGCCAGCATAGCTATGAAAGACGCTCTGATTTAATTATAAGCTACGGAGAAAAAGAATACATTCTTGAACTGAAAGTCTGGTATGGAGAGAAGTATCACGAGGAAGGTCTGGAACAATTAGCAACATACCTAAAAAGTCGGGGACAGAAGGAAGGCTATCTCGCTGTCTTTAACTTCAACAAGAAAAAAGAGTTCACCAGTGCCTGGAGAGAAGTCAGGGGAAAGCGAATATTCGAGGTGATGCTGTGA
- a CDS encoding deoxyribodipyrimidine photolyase, which yields MQAFRRLEYNHALFYAASLSKEYGKPLVILEALRSDYPYNSSRLHRFILEGICDNKQEAKKLGLEYHAFVETGKNPGRGLMKRLSSEAFAIVTDDFPAFIIPSHNRAIAEKAACPVFAVDSNSMIPLELYGKLSTTARSLRIKLHDLFSEALSQAVYKRLKKTDFIRSGENCLRDLREFSARKEDIPEVLSQIQFQYSVLPVPQVIGGRQEALKILKNFLKYRLIDYSSLRSPPLPPERQAVSGLSAYLHFGHISSEEIVRAVLSYYKENWSPAELIPENRGKNSGFFSNSESVDGFLDELLTWRDISYQLFWKNPGLKKDFSVLPDWAKQNLEKHKNDKREFIYSLKQFESAKTHDPIWNAAQLELVNTGKMQNYLRMLWGKKLIEWSSSFEEALNIMEYLNNLYAYDGRNPNSYGGILWCFGLFDRPWFPERNVLGNIRYMSSDSTKRKFKLKEYLEYIETLTKKQESLF from the coding sequence ATGCAGGCTTTTCGTCGTCTGGAATATAATCATGCTCTTTTTTATGCAGCTTCTCTTTCAAAGGAATACGGGAAGCCCCTGGTTATTTTAGAAGCTCTCCGCTCCGATTACCCCTATAATTCTTCTCGCCTGCACCGTTTTATTCTCGAAGGAATCTGCGACAATAAACAGGAAGCCAAGAAACTCGGACTGGAATACCATGCTTTTGTGGAAACAGGGAAAAATCCGGGAAGGGGCCTCATGAAACGGCTTTCATCAGAAGCTTTTGCTATTGTAACGGATGATTTTCCTGCTTTTATCATTCCTTCTCATAACCGGGCAATTGCCGAAAAAGCCGCCTGTCCGGTCTTTGCGGTGGATAGTAATTCTATGATTCCGCTTGAGTTATACGGAAAGCTCAGTACTACAGCTCGTTCTTTACGGATAAAGCTTCATGACCTGTTTTCTGAGGCTTTATCGCAAGCGGTGTATAAAAGATTGAAGAAAACAGATTTTATCCGTTCCGGGGAGAATTGTCTTCGAGATTTACGGGAATTTTCCGCTCGAAAAGAGGATATTCCTGAAGTTTTATCCCAAATTCAGTTTCAATACTCTGTCTTGCCGGTTCCGCAGGTGATAGGTGGAAGACAGGAGGCTCTGAAAATTTTGAAGAATTTTCTAAAATACAGGTTAATCGACTATTCAAGTTTACGCTCCCCTCCCCTGCCACCTGAAAGGCAGGCAGTCAGCGGGCTTTCGGCGTATTTACACTTCGGCCATATCTCTTCTGAAGAAATTGTTCGGGCTGTACTTTCTTATTATAAGGAAAATTGGAGTCCGGCTGAATTGATCCCGGAAAATAGGGGTAAAAATTCGGGCTTCTTCTCTAACTCAGAATCGGTGGATGGTTTTTTGGACGAGCTTCTTACCTGGAGGGATATTTCTTATCAGCTTTTTTGGAAGAATCCCGGATTAAAAAAAGATTTCTCCGTTTTACCCGATTGGGCAAAGCAAAATTTGGAGAAACATAAAAATGATAAGAGAGAGTTTATTTACTCCTTGAAGCAGTTTGAGAGTGCGAAAACCCATGATCCTATCTGGAATGCAGCTCAGTTAGAGTTAGTAAATACAGGAAAAATGCAGAATTATCTTCGAATGCTCTGGGGTAAGAAGTTAATCGAGTGGTCTTCTTCTTTTGAGGAAGCTCTGAATATCATGGAATACTTAAATAATCTTTATGCTTATGACGGACGAAATCCGAATTCTTACGGAGGGATTCTCTGGTGCTTTGGCCTGTTTGATCGACCCTGGTTTCCTGAAAGAAATGTGCTGGGTAATATTCGCTATATGTCCTCGGATTCCACGAAAAGGAAATTTAAATTAAAAGAGTATCTGGAATATATTGAAACCTTAACGAAAAAACAGGAGAGCTTGTTTTAA
- a CDS encoding amidase, translating into MKSEFNSNQISAFTNDVLGKRDAVELSQLISKKEIQIKELVEAAIQRAETVNPFLNGITTKMYETARKEAEEKSEGFFSGIPSFIKDNENVKGFPTSFGSLSVSRKSARRNSPFVEQLKALGFINIGKSALCEFGLTATTESSFHGQTRNPWNREHSTGGSSGGAAALVAAGVVPLAHANDGGGSIRIPAASCGLIGLKPSRGRFQNEKALSVLPLDIVHQGLVSRTVRDTTTFYSYAEKYYKNPQLPEIGSASRSSLKRLRMGFFYHLPFLETVDPEVVNVLKDSAKICSESGHSVEEIPCPFSKEVGDDFFLYWGMMAFLFEHLGGLMTENKYQKEKLEYWTRKLSENFFRNLWQAPFMFYRLKKFYYEYEKVFQKYDILLSPVMAHPAPKLGYLSTTDVVFEEAYRRVRQFVPYTPIHNVSGAPAISLPMGFSSQGLPIGMQFSAAYGEDRLLLDLAFELEEAASWKMISDIEINNYNRI; encoded by the coding sequence ATGAAATCTGAATTCAATTCTAATCAGATCAGTGCATTTACCAATGACGTCCTCGGGAAACGAGATGCTGTGGAGCTTTCCCAGCTTATTTCAAAAAAGGAAATACAAATAAAGGAACTCGTAGAGGCTGCTATACAAAGAGCAGAAACAGTCAATCCTTTTCTCAATGGTATCACAACGAAAATGTATGAGACAGCCAGAAAGGAAGCCGAGGAGAAGTCCGAAGGTTTCTTTTCTGGAATCCCAAGCTTTATAAAAGACAATGAAAATGTAAAAGGCTTTCCTACAAGTTTTGGCTCCCTATCAGTATCCCGAAAGAGTGCCCGGAGGAATAGTCCTTTTGTAGAACAATTAAAAGCTCTCGGTTTTATCAATATAGGAAAATCGGCACTCTGTGAATTTGGCTTAACAGCTACTACCGAATCATCTTTTCATGGACAAACTCGTAATCCCTGGAACAGAGAACATTCTACCGGTGGCTCCTCAGGTGGAGCTGCCGCTCTTGTTGCAGCCGGTGTGGTTCCCCTGGCCCATGCCAACGACGGAGGAGGTTCTATTCGGATCCCGGCGGCCTCCTGCGGACTTATCGGTCTAAAACCTTCACGCGGTCGATTTCAAAACGAGAAAGCACTGAGTGTTTTACCCCTAGATATTGTTCATCAAGGACTTGTAAGTAGAACTGTTCGAGATACAACCACATTTTACTCTTATGCAGAAAAATATTATAAAAATCCTCAATTACCTGAAATCGGTTCTGCTAGCCGCTCTTCCTTGAAACGTTTGCGCATGGGCTTTTTTTACCATCTTCCGTTTTTAGAAACAGTAGATCCGGAGGTAGTAAACGTTCTGAAAGATTCAGCTAAAATTTGCTCAGAATCAGGTCACTCAGTTGAAGAAATACCCTGTCCTTTTTCCAAAGAGGTGGGAGATGATTTTTTCTTATACTGGGGAATGATGGCTTTTTTATTTGAGCATCTTGGTGGGCTTATGACGGAGAACAAGTATCAAAAAGAGAAACTGGAATACTGGACCCGAAAGCTAAGTGAAAATTTTTTTCGTAACCTCTGGCAGGCTCCTTTTATGTTCTATCGCTTAAAGAAATTTTATTATGAATATGAAAAGGTATTTCAAAAATACGATATTCTCCTCTCTCCGGTAATGGCTCACCCTGCCCCAAAACTGGGTTATTTATCCACAACCGACGTGGTATTTGAAGAAGCTTATAGACGGGTAAGACAATTTGTGCCTTATACACCCATTCATAATGTATCGGGCGCTCCGGCCATTTCCTTGCCCATGGGCTTTAGTTCTCAAGGCCTTCCTATAGGTATGCAGTTTTCTGCTGCTTATGGAGAAGATAGGCTCTTACTGGATCTGGCTTTTGAGTTAGAAGAAGCAGCTTCCTGGAAGATGATTTCGGATATAGAAATAAATAATTATAATAGGATTTAA
- a CDS encoding DnaJ domain-containing protein, translating to MNRILDREQTLEEIIEEIQDNCLDFNWSISQDTLLSVLSVPKEEYYRTLYSLKHRYDNFSILKDYTREDFPILKRIIEHYLKVNGIEDKFIRAGIYIEKKELNELKKTFEKILILLLEKHEPDTELLLLLSSSTLAFDDAFDSYFASVFEMDNIIKKSIAFFLDENNINPDYGIDEFLFKFLKDAIVKHRISFYRLTERFRDTYYYELFGKSRQESFKTETGEPIDSELYSLLQFFSLKPNCSKDELKDRYKELLKKYHPDINKGGLEKTKLIIHNYKRLNNLLFG from the coding sequence ATGAACCGGATACTGGACAGAGAACAAACACTTGAAGAAATCATAGAGGAGATTCAGGATAATTGTCTCGATTTTAACTGGTCGATTTCTCAGGACACCTTGCTTTCTGTCCTTTCCGTACCTAAAGAGGAATATTACAGAACTCTGTATTCTTTAAAGCATCGTTATGATAATTTCAGTATTCTTAAAGATTACACCCGAGAGGATTTCCCTATACTAAAACGAATCATCGAGCATTATTTAAAAGTTAATGGAATCGAAGATAAGTTTATCCGTGCCGGGATTTACATAGAAAAAAAGGAGCTAAATGAGTTAAAAAAAACCTTTGAAAAGATCCTGATTCTTCTTTTGGAAAAACACGAACCGGATACAGAACTCTTACTTTTACTATCTTCTTCCACCCTGGCCTTCGATGATGCCTTTGACTCTTATTTTGCCTCTGTATTCGAAATGGATAATATTATAAAAAAGAGTATCGCTTTTTTCTTAGATGAAAACAATATAAATCCGGATTATGGGATCGATGAATTTCTGTTCAAGTTTTTAAAAGATGCTATAGTAAAACACCGAATATCCTTTTATCGCCTAACCGAACGATTTCGAGATACATACTACTACGAACTATTCGGAAAATCCAGACAGGAAAGTTTTAAAACCGAAACAGGTGAACCAATAGATTCAGAGCTCTATTCCTTACTCCAGTTTTTCTCACTCAAGCCAAATTGCAGCAAGGATGAGTTAAAAGATCGATATAAGGAGCTTTTAAAGAAATACCATCCGGATATAAATAAAGGTGGACTGGAGAAAACGAAACTCATCATACATAATTATAAACGTTTAAATAACTTGCTTTTTGGATAA